The DNA sequence GTTCTGGGCATATCCATTGCTGTAACAAAAGTTCCCGGTGTGTACCAATGAGCAGAAATACATAAGATCGCATTGGGGGTAGGAATTTCCGTAGCTGCTTTTCGGAATCCCTGTACAAACTGATTCTCTTCAATTGCATTCATCGGTGAGCCATGTCCCAAAAATAGAACTGGCATCCTTTCGGTATTGTTGAAATTATCGCTGATATTTTGTAGATCGTTGAGGTTCATGATAGCGTTGTATTAAAAAGAAAAAGGTTCAAGGCTTTAGAAAATCCCTGAACCTTAAAAAATATCTGAATGAAAATTATGCTTGTTTTACAAACTGTAGTTCTCCAGCTAATTTTACTTCTTCACTTACCATCACACCACCAGCTTCAAGAGCAGCATTCCAGTTTAATCCGAAGTCTTTTCTGTTGATTTTCCCTTCAAAAGAGAAACCTGCTTTTGTATTCCCCCAAGGGTCAACATTAATACCATTAAAATCAACATCAAGAGTGACAGGTTTTGTAATTCCGTTGATGGTAAGATTTCCGGTTACATCTCCGTTCAATGCCTGAGATTCGAAGGTAATTGTAGGGTTTGCTTCAGCATTAAAGAATTCCTCACCCTTTAAATGATTATCTCTGTCTACATTGTGAGTTGCAACAGAGTTCGTTTGAATGGTAGCTGTTGTTTTAGCATTGGAAAACGTATCGTCATCAGCTTCAATTTCTGCATTGAAGTTGGTGAAGTTTCCTTTAATATTAGAGATCATCATGTGTTTTACTTTGAAAGTAATTTCACTGTGTGCTGGGTCTAAATTCCATTTTGTTGCCATTGTGTTGTATTTTTTATTGTTATTTATATTGCAAATCTACATTAAGAATAGAGTACAAATCATTGATATAGGATAAGAAATTAAGCTTAACTATTTATTCATATTGGTCACATGTTTTTCGGAGCTATTTCCCGCTATCCACTTTTACTCCTCGCTCCAAAGCTTTTCCCTATTCCTGCTGTGGGGTAACCGTTACTATCGGGGCTAGGGTGTTCTTCCTGTCATTGTGAGCAAAGCGAAGCATTCTTAAAACTGACCAGCAGATTATTTGATATAACATTTCACTTATAGGAATTATTAAAATCAGGATTTAGATTCCAGGCTTCTGTTCGGAACCATGCTCGCATGATTTCATCCTGTGCGCTGAATGGGAACTATCCATCAACTAAACACCCGCAACAAAATCCAGATATTAAGTTAAGCAATTATTTAATTAACATAATAATATCATTTTATGAATGTTTTTAATTTAACATTTTCTTAACGGGTGATATTTATTTCTTACTTTTGGTGGATTCAATTTTATATAATGAAATTACATAAGTTTACTTTATTGATGGTGGTTTTGGGCGGATCTGTTTTTGCTCAGACCCAAAAATTTACAATGGCAGAGGCTGTAAATGGGTTAAGAACGAATTTAGCGGTAAAAAATATCTCTCAATTTTCCTGGTCTGAAGATGGCAAATCTTACATTCAGGCTGTAAAGGGAGGATATTTAATTACTGATTTAAAGACTAACAAACAGGATACTTTGTTGTCCCTGAATCAATTAAACAAACAATTATCAACAAATAAACTAAATGCAGTTCCTTCTGTTAAATTCCTAAATAGTTCAAATGGCTATTTTAATGCGAACAACCAAATGTTCTGGGTCGAAAGATCAGGAAACGATTGGAAGGTAAAAAGTACTTCAGTACTTGATGAAAATGCGTCGAATTTAAGGATTTTAGGAGATAACCAAACCCTGGTGTATACTGTTAAAAATAATTTATACATTAATAGAAATGGGAAACCTGTTGCTATTACCAGTGATACCGATGAAAATATCATTAATGGACAAGCTGTTCACAGAAATGAATTTGGAATTGACACAGGAATTTTTCCAGCTCCAAATTCTGAATCTGTAGCGTTTTACAGAATGGATCAGACTATGGTAGCTGATTATCCTGTAATCGACTGGTCTGTAACGCCCGCGGTGAATCACAATGTGAAATATCCGATGGCAGGAAATGTATCACATCAGGTGACTTTAGGCGTTTATAACATTAAAAATCAATCTACCACTTTTTTAAAGATTGAAGGTGAAAAAGATCAATATCTAACAGCCATTACCTGGAGCCCCGATTCAAAATATATCTTTGTTGGTGTTTTAAACAGAGGTCAGAATCATTTGAAAATGAATCAATATGATGCTGCAACCGGGAGTTTTGTGAAAACCCTGTTTGAAGAAACAAATGATAAATATGTGCAACCTCAGCATCCACTTGTATTTTTCCCAAACTCTAACACCGATTTTATCTGGCAGAGTCAGAGAACTGGCTACAATCACCTGTTCCATTATAGTTTAGAAAAAGGATTGATTTCGCAGATAACGAAAGGCGATTGGTTGGTTACTGATATATTAGGTTTTAATGAAAAGAAAAAAGAAATTTATTTTGTTTCAACTAAAGAAACTCCTTTAGAAAGACACTTGTATAAAATCAACTGGACGAATTTCAGAATGCAAAAGCTGGATGATGCGGAAGGAATGCATTCAGGAGTTTTAAGCAGTGATGGAAATTATTTATATGATGTATATAGCAATGCGAAAACTCCAAAAGTTGCCAATATTATTAATACCAATACCCTAAAATACACCAATATTCTTACCGCTGAAAATACATTGAAGAACTATCAGCGACCAGAGATTAAAAATGTAAGCCTTAAAGCAGATGATGGCACCTCTTTATATGGGAAAATTATTCTTCCAACGAATTTTGATCCTAATAAAAAATATCCGGTGATCGTTTATTTGTATAATGGACCTAACGTTCAGTTAATCACTAATACTTTTCCTGCATCAGGAAATCTTTGGTACGAATATATGGCTCAGAATGGATACATTATTTTCACGATGGATGGAAGAGGCTCTTCAAACCGTGGATTGAAATTTGAGCAGGCAGTATTCAGAAATCTGGGAACTACAGAAATGGATGATCAAATGAAAGGAGTGGAATATTTAAAGTCACTTCCTTATGTAGATGCTGAGAGAATGGGAATTCATGGATGGAGCTTTGGTGGATTTATGACGACAAGCTTTATGCTTCGCAAGCCTGATGTTTTCAAAGTTGGGGTAGCTGGAGGACCGGTAATTGACTGGAAGATGTATGAAATCATGTATGGTGAAAGATATATGGATACTCCACAGGAAAATCCTGAAGGATATGCAAAAGCAAACTTACTGGACAAAGTTCAGAATTTAAAAGGGAAACTTTTAATGATCCACGGTGCCCAAGATGATGTTGTCGTGTGGCAGCACTCAATTAAATTCATCAAATCTGCCGTTGATAACGGAGTTCAGTTAGATTACTTTGTATACCCGGGACATCCTCACAATGTAATTGGGAAAGACAGAGTACATTTGATGCAAAAGATTACAGACTATTTTGATCAGAATCTGAAAAAATAATTTTAAATCCAACCGATAAGGTTGGATTTTTTCTTTAGAAGACTGATTTCCGTTCTTACCATTGATCAATGTTTTTGATTTTTGATTCCTGTAATTTTGGGATCAATAAAAAACATACAATATGGAATTAGGTATCGGAATGTTTGGGGACTTGGCTTTAGACCAAACAACAGGAAAATACAAAGATGCAGGAGTAAAGATCAGAGAGATTCTTGAACAGGTAAAATTAATGGATGAGGTTGGAATTGATGTTTTTGCAATGGGAGAACACCACCGTCCGGATTATGCTGTTTCGTCTCCGGAAATGGTTTTGGCTGCTGCGGCCAGCATTACAAAAAATATTAGATTGGCAAGTGGTGTTACCGTTTTGAGTTCATCTGAGCCTGTAAAAGTATATGAAGACTTTTCGACATTGGATTTAATTTCTGATGGAAGAGCTGAAATATTTGTCGGTAGAGGGAGCTTCATTGAATCTTTTCCTCTATATGGATATTCTTTAAATGATTATGAGCAACTCTTTGATGAGAAATTGGAATTGTTATTAAAGATCAATTCTGAAGAGAATGTTTCATGGTCAGGGGAGCTTCGTGCACCCATGCAAAATCAGACCGTATACCCAAGAGCAAAGAATGGAGGTGTACTTCCTATTTGGAGAGCTGTTGGGGGAACTCCACAGTCGGTTTTAAGTGCTGCAAAACTAGGAATGCCATTGGTGGTAGCAATTATTGGTGGAATGCCAATCCAATTTAGAAATCTGATTGAATTTTATAAACAGGAATATCAGAAAGCAGGACATGATGTCGCTCAGATGCAGATTGCCGTCCATTCTCATACTTTCGTTAGCGATGATCAGAATGTAATAGACGGCTATTTCAATAATTATAAGTCACAGATGGACAGAATTGGATCTTCCAGAGGTTGGGCTCCTTATACAAAGGCGCAATATGAAGGAGGAAGAAGTAAAGATGGCGCTCTATTTATTGGAAATCCGGCTGAGGTTTCTGATAAGATTGCTTATATGAAAGAGATTTTTGGAATTACAAGATTTATCGGACATATGGATGTAGGGGATCCTGATCATCATTTGATGATGAAATCTATAGAACTGTTTGGTAAGGAAGTTCTTCCAAAAGTAAAAGCATTATAAAAATATAAACTCCATTGAAAATCAATGGAGTTTTTTAATTGAATAACACTCAATATAATATTCGAAAAGATGTTTTAAAACAGAACCTGTAAAAATAGCTTATACCTTCTCTATAAGGCTTCCCCGTTCTTCATCTTTGATAATACTTAGGGAAATCGGAATTTTTTCTTTGAGTTCTTCAACATGAGAAATAATGCCAACGATTCTGTTTTCCTTTTGAAGGCCCATCAGTGTTTCAAAAACAATATTCACGGACTCCAGGTCCTGAGTTCCGAAGCCCTCATCTATAAAGAAGAAGTTTTTTTCTGCTTTTGTAGAAGCCTGAACACTTTCTGCCAAAGCCAGAGCTAGACTCAAAGAAACCTGAAATGCCTGGCCACCGGATAACGTTTTTACACTACGGCTTCGTCCCTCGTTCAGATAATCAATGATTTCAAAATCATTGTTTTCATTTAATTGAAGACTCAATTGATTTCTTGTCATTCTATGGAATCGTATATTCGCATGATCGCACAATTGTCTCAGGTAGATGGAAGAGACATACTGAACAAAACCAGCTGCTTTAAACAGGTTAGTCATTACTTTTAAATTGTCAGACCGTTTTTGAAGTTCAGCCAGGGTTTTTAAAAGGGTTTCTTTTTTCCGGAACTCTTTTTCAAGTCTTTCAATTTCAGAAGTTGTTTTTACAACGGCGGTATTTGCTTGTTTTAATGTAATTTCCAAAATTTTAAACTGCTCTTCAACAGAATGAAACTGCTCTTGGTCAAAAGAAAAGTCCTTGAGTTTTGTCTCCAATTCACTAATCCCATTCTTTAATGTTTCAAACTGAATTCTGAATACTTGAATTTGATTTCGTATTTCCTGAACGGGAACTTCTTCCTTTAAAATATTTTGTACCTCTGTGAGCTCAGTGATTCTTTGTTGTAACAAAGCCAATTGCAAAGACTCTTCATTAGAAGATCTTTCTTTTTCCAGCTCTGTGATTCGGATATTTAACTGGCTGACAATTGTTTTTTGTTCAGCTAATTTAGGTGCCGCTTCTTTTTCCTGATTGATCAGGATATGATATTTTTTCTCAACTTCCAGATTCTTTTCAGTTAATTTTTGATGAAGTTGCTGAATTTCCTGGTAGGATGTACCCGCATAATCATTCCAATCTAAAGTCTTTAAATTGGAGCGATTAGTATTGATTTGCTCTTCTTTCTTTGCTTCTTCTACTTTAAAATCAGTTAATGCCTTTTTATATTTTTCAAGGATCTCTTGTCCTTTTTCAAAAATTTCTCTCTCCTTTAAGATCTGCTGATTAATTTGTTCAATTTCTTTTTCAATCGTAAATGACTGCTGTCTTTTTAATTCAAAATCATTTTCATGATCAGCATTAAAGTCTATCCATATGAAGTTTTTGCGATGAACTTGAGCCTCCTTTTGAACCTGCTCTAAAACTCCCTCTTCTGCCTGCAACTGATCTTCAAAAATCTTCTTACGATCTAAAATCTTTTCAATTTCCGTATGTTCTTTCTGGAGTTTTGAAATGGCATTTTCATCAGACTGTATTTTCTCCTGAATTTCATTCAGTTCTGTATGTACATCATGGAATTCAATAATATGAGGATGTTCGGAAGAACCACAAAGCGGACAGGATTCACCTTCATGAAGTTTACTGGCATAATGGGATAACTCTTTCTGTACTTTAAGATGATCCAGTTTTTGCAGTGATTCTTTTCTGCTAAGCTCTAAAACCTCAGTTTTTCTTTTAAATTCTTCTTTAAAATTAAGAGGATCAACAGTAAGAGGTTTCAGCTCTTCCAAAACCTTCCCGATTAAGCCTTTCAACTCAATTAGCTTATGAGATTGCTTCTGCTGTAGATCATTTAAGCTCTTATTTTGAACGAACCAATTTCCAACATTGATTAATACGTTCGCTTCGACCTTTTTAGTCCGTAACGCATTTGTTTCCTTAGTAAGAGTATTTATTTTTGACTGACTGAGCTTCTGCTTTTCTTCGATCTCCTGGACTTTTTCAGAACCTTTCTGTGTCCTTTCTTCAAGT is a window from the Chryseobacterium sp. T16E-39 genome containing:
- a CDS encoding LLM class flavin-dependent oxidoreductase; translation: MELGIGMFGDLALDQTTGKYKDAGVKIREILEQVKLMDEVGIDVFAMGEHHRPDYAVSSPEMVLAAAASITKNIRLASGVTVLSSSEPVKVYEDFSTLDLISDGRAEIFVGRGSFIESFPLYGYSLNDYEQLFDEKLELLLKINSEENVSWSGELRAPMQNQTVYPRAKNGGVLPIWRAVGGTPQSVLSAAKLGMPLVVAIIGGMPIQFRNLIEFYKQEYQKAGHDVAQMQIAVHSHTFVSDDQNVIDGYFNNYKSQMDRIGSSRGWAPYTKAQYEGGRSKDGALFIGNPAEVSDKIAYMKEIFGITRFIGHMDVGDPDHHLMMKSIELFGKEVLPKVKAL
- a CDS encoding AAA family ATPase; translation: MLPIQLTIEGLYSYQERQTIDFKNLTEAGLFGIFGSVGSGKSSILEAISFALYGETERLNMRDKRAYNMMNLKSNSSYIEFDFVNHENKLFRATRDFKRNSKKFEDVKPSSVTFYESKNEKWTPLDHSDAEKIIGLSYANFKRTIIIPQGQFKEFLELGAADRTNMMKEIFNLQRFDLQNNVSILSNKNRSELDQLQGELKGFEEITEEHINSHKEHLKEEQQKLNGIQKEHEQVSGKYQQLKNLKTDFESLQQKREDFEKISAEKIKIDELEKKTELYDIIFRLFSPLLDIKNRLSGEISDRQKELQTHTKAVEETEKSFTSIKEQIHALQPEFDVLNQSKITENDLGLILQIQKYSTEIKALEERTQKGSEKVQEIEEKQKLSQSKINTLTKETNALRTKKVEANVLINVGNWFVQNKSLNDLQQKQSHKLIELKGLIGKVLEELKPLTVDPLNFKEEFKRKTEVLELSRKESLQKLDHLKVQKELSHYASKLHEGESCPLCGSSEHPHIIEFHDVHTELNEIQEKIQSDENAISKLQKEHTEIEKILDRKKIFEDQLQAEEGVLEQVQKEAQVHRKNFIWIDFNADHENDFELKRQQSFTIEKEIEQINQQILKEREIFEKGQEILEKYKKALTDFKVEEAKKEEQINTNRSNLKTLDWNDYAGTSYQEIQQLHQKLTEKNLEVEKKYHILINQEKEAAPKLAEQKTIVSQLNIRITELEKERSSNEESLQLALLQQRITELTEVQNILKEEVPVQEIRNQIQVFRIQFETLKNGISELETKLKDFSFDQEQFHSVEEQFKILEITLKQANTAVVKTTSEIERLEKEFRKKETLLKTLAELQKRSDNLKVMTNLFKAAGFVQYVSSIYLRQLCDHANIRFHRMTRNQLSLQLNENNDFEIIDYLNEGRSRSVKTLSGGQAFQVSLSLALALAESVQASTKAEKNFFFIDEGFGTQDLESVNIVFETLMGLQKENRIVGIISHVEELKEKIPISLSIIKDEERGSLIEKV
- a CDS encoding YceI family protein, producing MATKWNLDPAHSEITFKVKHMMISNIKGNFTNFNAEIEADDDTFSNAKTTATIQTNSVATHNVDRDNHLKGEEFFNAEANPTITFESQALNGDVTGNLTINGITKPVTLDVDFNGINVDPWGNTKAGFSFEGKINRKDFGLNWNAALEAGGVMVSEEVKLAGELQFVKQA
- a CDS encoding S9 family peptidase, with protein sequence MKLHKFTLLMVVLGGSVFAQTQKFTMAEAVNGLRTNLAVKNISQFSWSEDGKSYIQAVKGGYLITDLKTNKQDTLLSLNQLNKQLSTNKLNAVPSVKFLNSSNGYFNANNQMFWVERSGNDWKVKSTSVLDENASNLRILGDNQTLVYTVKNNLYINRNGKPVAITSDTDENIINGQAVHRNEFGIDTGIFPAPNSESVAFYRMDQTMVADYPVIDWSVTPAVNHNVKYPMAGNVSHQVTLGVYNIKNQSTTFLKIEGEKDQYLTAITWSPDSKYIFVGVLNRGQNHLKMNQYDAATGSFVKTLFEETNDKYVQPQHPLVFFPNSNTDFIWQSQRTGYNHLFHYSLEKGLISQITKGDWLVTDILGFNEKKKEIYFVSTKETPLERHLYKINWTNFRMQKLDDAEGMHSGVLSSDGNYLYDVYSNAKTPKVANIINTNTLKYTNILTAENTLKNYQRPEIKNVSLKADDGTSLYGKIILPTNFDPNKKYPVIVYLYNGPNVQLITNTFPASGNLWYEYMAQNGYIIFTMDGRGSSNRGLKFEQAVFRNLGTTEMDDQMKGVEYLKSLPYVDAERMGIHGWSFGGFMTTSFMLRKPDVFKVGVAGGPVIDWKMYEIMYGERYMDTPQENPEGYAKANLLDKVQNLKGKLLMIHGAQDDVVVWQHSIKFIKSAVDNGVQLDYFVYPGHPHNVIGKDRVHLMQKITDYFDQNLKK